One genomic region from Epinephelus moara isolate mb chromosome 8, YSFRI_EMoa_1.0, whole genome shotgun sequence encodes:
- the LOC126394690 gene encoding G-protein coupled receptor 183-like has translation MLPSNISDSMTGGVPLSVDFDSPEDYFIFIFQLLFATTTSLVAGPVVIAILSTRALRLQNRFIFMLNTSICDTLVGFSVFYLGLFDVQEGYPSRNGTFNVLPSLLGINILTFLFAQLDRYFAVCHPFIYSRFITRQFVIGINIYCWVYNAAHLLARNLLPVSKAMQMYALSIVLLQLIVLTKVVMTIKLYVIARVQLERDPPSAERESKKESLRIIIFVVISFLVLWCPSFVNIIIRFVVGGGLTFRNEATNLFAIMARLNAVCTPSVYIWGSPALREAMVRTVWGRVCPRCKARVGSCHGKADAKQSWK, from the exons ATGCTCCCCTCCAACATCTCAGACTCTATGACAGGAGGAGTGCCTCTCTCGGTGGACTTCGACAGTCCTGAGGAttatttcatctttattttccAGCTTTTGTTTGCAACAACTACTTCTCTGGTAGCCGGACCTGTGGTCATTGCCATACTGTCCACCAGAGCTCTGCGCCTCCAAAACAGGTTCATCTTCATGCTGAACACCAGTATTTGTGACACGCTGGTTGGGTTTTCAGTCTTTTATCTGGGTCTGTTTGATGTTCAGGAGGGATATCCGTCTAGAAACGGGACTTTTAATGTTTTACCATCACTTCTAGGGATCAATATATTGACGTTTCTGTTCGCTCAGTTGGACAGATATTTTGCTGTGTGCCACCCTTTCATCTACAGCCGCTTTATAACGAGGCAGTTCGTGATAGGCATCAACATCTACTGCTGGGTTTACAACGCTGCTCACCTGCTCGCCAGGAATCTGTTGCCAGTTTCCAAAGCGATGCAAATGTACGCACTCAGCATAGTCCTCTTACAGCTGATCGTGCTCACCAAAGTGGTCATGACCATCAAACTGTATGTAATCGCCAGAGTCCAGCTTGAGAGAGATCCTCCCAGCGccgagagagagagcaagaaggaATCACTGAGAATCATCATCTTTGTCGTCATAAGCTTCCTGGTGTTGTGGTGCCCCTCTTTTGTGAATATTATCATCAGGTTTGTGGTGGGAGGAGGGCTGACGTTTAGGAACGAGGCCACCAATCTTTTCGCCATCATGGCTCGTTTAAACGCAGTGTGCACACCGTCTGTGTATATCTGGGGGAGTCCGGCTCTGAGGGAGGCCATGGTGAGGACAGTGTGGGGCAGAGTGTGTCCAAGGTGCAAGGCGAG AGTTGGCTCCTGTCATGGGAAGGCAGATGCCAAACAGTCATGGAAATAA
- the LOC126394900 gene encoding protease-associated domain-containing protein 1-like — protein sequence MAEVVRTTGLMLYLWSVFMQFSRVSGLGINELLYFRVISPEEIGYIFSAAPAKDFGGDFTSSYDEIFLVPADPADGCSDLEDREIIHGQVVLVERGGCSFVQKARHVEEAGGKAVLIADNAVDNDSQYLDMITDGSTAKPSIPALFLLGRDGMMIRRSLQRQALPWAVISIPVNVSSLASFPLKQPPWTLW from the exons ATGGCAGAGGTTGTTCGGACGACAGGTTTAATGTTATATCTCTGGAGTGTTTTCATGCAGTTCAGTCGCGTGTCAG GTCTTGGGATCAATGAGCTGCTTTATTTCCGGGTCATCAGCCCAGAGGAGATAGGGTACATCTTTAGTGCAGCACCTGCTAAAGATTTTGGAGGAGATTTT ACGTCATCTTATGATGAGATTTTCCTCGTGCCAGCAGACCCAGCAGATGGCTGCTCAGACCTGGAAGACAGGGAAATCATCCATGGACAAGTAGTCCTGGTGGAGAGAGG AGGTTGCTCCTTTGTACAGAAGGCCCGACATGTAGAGGAAGCAGGAGGCAAAGCTGTTCTGATCGCTGATAATGCAGTGGACAATGACAGTCAGTACCTTGATATGATCACCGATGGAAGCACAGCTAAACCAAGCATACCTGCTCTGTTCCTGCTGGGCCGCGATGG GATGATGATCAGGCGATCTCTTCAGAGACAAGCGCTGCCGTGGGCTGTCATTTCCATTCCTGTCAATGTTTCCTCTTTGGCCTCATTCCCACTAAAGCAGCCGCCATGGACACTGTGGTAG